In a single window of the Acetivibrio clariflavus DSM 19732 genome:
- a CDS encoding Imm32 family immunity protein, protein MKLNIDIKNNKFELEDGAIIRVKDIGDEFVIEANPSGLISLAKHLLILASDKFESGDHIHYEAGMMLEEGSVNFVIEKI, encoded by the coding sequence ATGAAATTGAATATTGACATAAAGAATAATAAATTTGAGCTTGAAGATGGGGCTATAATAAGGGTGAAAGATATAGGCGATGAATTTGTTATCGAAGCCAATCCTTCAGGTTTGATTTCTTTGGCCAAGCATTTACTGATTCTGGCTTCCGATAAATTTGAGAGTGGTGATCATATTCACTATGAAGCGGGTATGATGCTGGAGGAAGGTTCGGTTAATTTTGTTATTGAGAAAATCTAG
- a CDS encoding WYL domain-containing protein gives MFSDFIKHYNIIRDILRDCFLYGCFSRDGLESKRNVSSRKVSYEMRRIQQYVEDKYIRTDKDGRFKLLNLTYDYMRHSDNFLVSTYMTKSFTRADLLTYFFILLYIQSQNRPCCLSEIEDGLAEGGHLSFDRISSKTIERKLSEMCKSFGILSCNVVKRTKYYSIAPDILKSLDNKELRELFTAVGLFKNIVFPVVAGYFCEQTLKDYMYFERNINGIDNHYFNYRHVHYHPAIEEQVLWEILKAIHTRHKVKIFYRLPKGSDLLKQDPSNACEQQNSKALIPYKIRYDVRHGRFYLVSFSKNESCVISRLDRIESVEILEETFKREDYDELYGKQMCYSWSSVPLEGKSEPEKVKLEVIIDEETEGYIIEKILNESPNGVLDKIEDGRYHITIEVNDSGELIPWIRGYAGYVKVLESKELADKIFNDWKEMLLAYGVVQ, from the coding sequence ATGTTTAGCGATTTTATAAAACATTACAATATCATAAGGGATATCCTTAGGGATTGCTTCCTTTACGGATGTTTTTCAAGGGATGGTCTGGAAAGCAAGAGAAATGTAAGTTCAAGAAAAGTCAGCTATGAAATGCGTCGCATTCAGCAGTATGTAGAAGATAAATATATCAGGACTGACAAGGACGGAAGATTCAAACTTTTAAATCTGACTTATGACTATATGAGGCATTCGGACAATTTCCTCGTAAGTACCTATATGACCAAGAGCTTTACTCGTGCAGACCTGCTTACATATTTTTTTATTCTGTTATATATCCAGTCACAAAATCGCCCTTGTTGTTTAAGCGAAATAGAAGACGGTCTGGCTGAGGGAGGACATTTGTCCTTTGACAGAATCAGCAGTAAGACCATTGAAAGAAAACTATCGGAAATGTGCAAAAGTTTCGGAATCTTATCGTGTAATGTTGTAAAAAGGACGAAATACTATTCCATTGCACCCGACATATTAAAATCACTGGATAATAAAGAGCTAAGGGAATTGTTTACAGCCGTCGGCCTGTTTAAAAATATAGTTTTTCCTGTGGTTGCTGGCTATTTCTGCGAGCAGACTCTTAAAGATTATATGTATTTTGAGAGAAATATCAATGGTATTGACAACCATTATTTCAACTACAGGCACGTGCATTATCATCCGGCAATTGAAGAGCAGGTGTTGTGGGAAATTCTGAAGGCTATACACACGAGGCATAAAGTAAAAATTTTTTATCGTTTACCTAAAGGTTCGGATTTACTTAAGCAAGATCCAAGTAATGCCTGTGAACAGCAAAACAGCAAGGCTTTAATACCGTATAAGATAAGATATGATGTCCGGCACGGAAGGTTTTATCTGGTGTCCTTCAGTAAAAATGAAAGTTGCGTGATATCAAGGCTAGATAGAATTGAGAGTGTGGAAATATTGGAGGAAACTTTCAAAAGAGAAGATTATGATGAATTATATGGCAAGCAGATGTGTTACAGTTGGTCCAGCGTACCTCTAGAAGGAAAAAGCGAACCGGAAAAGGTGAAGCTTGAGGTTATTATTGATGAAGAAACTGAAGGATATATTATTGAAAAGATTCTGAATGAGTCACCCAACGGAGTATTGGATAAAATTGAAGATGGGCGGTATCACATAACAATTGAAGTCAATGACAGCGGTGAGCTCATTCCCTGGATCAGAGGGTATGCAGGATATGTAAAGGTTTTGGAGAGCAAAGAACTGGCGGATAAAATTTTTAACGACTGGAAGGAGATGCTTTTAGCATATGGAGTTGTTCAGTGA
- a CDS encoding TROVE domain-containing protein, translated as MSKFNLGFSRAIKTINNEGATAYPMNDKEKLVTQVLTSFFNENKFYGDNSQDILNTVRNVIKTEAKFVANLCIYARNEMHLRTISHVLVSELAKSTEGKEYVRKTLNKIIERPDDMTEVLAYYLNTYGKPIPNSVKKGLADSFGKFDEYQLAKYNRKNAIKLKDILCLAHPKAKDERQSDLWKRLLEDRLETHVTWETELSTKGNTKETWERLIEENRLGYMAMLRNLRNIIKSGASNLNKVYEYLTDEERVLKNKQLPFRYYSAYKTLKNEGIGTSKIYDALETAIKISTKNIDRLTGKTLIAADVSGSMNFPISRKSDLTCAEVAVLMLSIANYICEETITKTFDNYLYTCNLATQNGIIANANSIKVNGGGTDITLPLRYLLDRKIFVDRIIILSDNEINREYSYNTGYNRSSTCQALVEEYKKRINPDVWVHAIDMQGYGTQQFKGKNVNIIAGWSERVFDFISSVEQGMDSLIDKISSYYFK; from the coding sequence GTGTCTAAGTTTAATTTAGGGTTCTCAAGAGCTATTAAGACGATAAATAATGAGGGAGCAACAGCTTACCCGATGAACGACAAAGAAAAGCTGGTAACACAAGTGTTGACAAGCTTTTTCAATGAGAACAAATTTTACGGGGATAACTCCCAGGATATATTGAACACAGTCAGAAATGTTATAAAAACTGAAGCAAAGTTTGTTGCCAATTTGTGTATTTATGCAAGAAACGAAATGCATTTAAGAACGATATCCCATGTATTGGTGTCGGAACTTGCAAAAAGTACCGAAGGCAAAGAGTATGTGAGGAAAACTTTGAATAAGATAATTGAACGCCCGGATGACATGACTGAGGTGCTTGCCTATTACCTGAATACCTATGGCAAACCCATACCCAACTCTGTAAAGAAAGGTTTGGCCGACAGTTTCGGTAAATTTGACGAGTACCAGCTGGCTAAATACAACAGAAAGAACGCCATTAAATTAAAAGATATCTTATGTCTGGCTCATCCAAAAGCCAAAGATGAAAGACAGAGCGATCTTTGGAAAAGGCTGTTGGAAGATAGGTTAGAGACTCATGTTACATGGGAGACAGAATTATCGACGAAAGGAAATACAAAAGAAACCTGGGAAAGATTAATTGAGGAAAACAGGCTGGGATATATGGCCATGCTGAGAAACCTTCGCAATATTATTAAGTCCGGAGCATCAAATTTAAATAAAGTATACGAGTATTTAACCGATGAAGAAAGGGTGCTGAAAAACAAGCAATTGCCTTTCAGGTACTACAGTGCTTATAAGACATTGAAAAATGAAGGTATAGGCACATCAAAGATTTACGATGCTCTGGAAACTGCCATAAAGATCTCAACCAAAAATATTGATAGACTGACCGGTAAAACATTAATTGCTGCCGATGTCTCCGGGTCTATGAATTTTCCTATTAGTAGAAAGAGCGATCTGACCTGTGCTGAAGTTGCAGTATTGATGCTGTCAATTGCAAACTATATATGCGAAGAAACCATTACAAAGACTTTTGACAACTATCTTTATACATGCAATTTGGCAACGCAAAACGGTATTATTGCCAATGCCAACAGCATAAAAGTAAACGGCGGAGGAACGGATATTACTTTACCGTTACGATATTTATTGGATAGGAAGATATTTGTTGACCGTATTATTATTTTGTCCGATAATGAGATAAACAGGGAATATTCCTATAATACAGGCTATAACAGATCGAGCACCTGCCAGGCTTTGGTTGAGGAGTATAAGAAGCGTATAAATCCCGACGTTTGGGTTCATGCGATAGATATGCAGGGCTACGGTACACAGCAGTTTAAAGGCAAAAATGTAAACATCATTGCCGGATGGAGTGAAAGAGTATTCGATTTTATATCTTCTGTCGAACAAGGCATGGATTCTTTGATTGACAAAATAAGCAGCTACTATTTCAAGTAG
- a CDS encoding alpha/beta fold hydrolase, which produces MHSGKDYWKNYMEKWFGKELIEKWEKNVVIEEIQSNGKKINIELYDTGNKNTPTIIFAHGIAGYARVLLPFAMPLFEKGYNLVIPDMQGYGYNNGLKGDFEWNVHKQNLIDAVRYAKSRFHGKIILGGASMGGPLAYAAACESDGIDALVCWCLWDFSDREFMLKETNTKKFTYLLIPVFRFLSAFMGKFRVKTYSLISYDTLTDSQEFNNMVKNDPQAGTHITIKGALSLILQSKPSISHENYDKPVLVFHPGNDKMVPKYYSEKVFKKLGAQIKNMWR; this is translated from the coding sequence ATGCATTCCGGTAAAGACTATTGGAAGAACTATATGGAAAAATGGTTTGGAAAAGAGCTCATTGAAAAATGGGAAAAGAATGTGGTAATTGAAGAAATACAGTCTAATGGTAAAAAAATTAATATAGAACTTTATGATACCGGAAACAAAAATACCCCAACAATAATATTTGCCCATGGTATAGCGGGTTATGCTCGAGTATTGCTCCCTTTTGCAATGCCGCTTTTTGAAAAGGGATATAATTTGGTTATACCGGATATGCAGGGTTATGGTTATAATAACGGATTAAAGGGAGATTTTGAATGGAATGTCCATAAGCAAAATCTTATAGATGCTGTACGATATGCAAAAAGCAGGTTTCATGGGAAAATTATTTTGGGCGGGGCGAGCATGGGAGGACCGTTAGCTTATGCTGCCGCATGTGAAAGTGACGGAATTGACGCCTTGGTTTGTTGGTGTTTGTGGGATTTCAGCGATAGGGAATTCATGCTGAAGGAGACTAATACCAAAAAATTTACATATTTATTAATTCCGGTATTTAGGTTTTTATCAGCATTTATGGGAAAGTTCAGAGTAAAGACCTATAGTCTGATTTCCTATGATACTCTGACTGATTCACAGGAATTTAATAATATGGTGAAAAACGACCCTCAAGCTGGAACACACATTACCATTAAGGGAGCTTTGAGCCTTATCTTGCAAAGCAAACCAAGCATAAGCCATGAGAATTATGATAAGCCTGTTTTAGTCTTTCATCCGGGTAATGATAAAATGGTTCCAAAATATTATTCTGAAAAGGTATTTAAAAAATTGGGTGCACAAATAAAAAATATGTGGAGATAA
- a CDS encoding 3' terminal RNA ribose 2'-O-methyltransferase Hen1 → MILTITYTQPPATDLGYLLHKNPSRPQTFELSFGKAHVFYPEATKEICTVALLLDIDPIDLVRGRKGASYEGGLFDYVNDRPYVASSFLSVAISNVFGTAMSGKSKDRPELVSMELPLQAKIIMLPCKGGEEIIYRLFEPLGYKVAVEGYMLDEKFPEWGQSRYYTVSLEGKVRLQDLLNHIYVLIPVLDSEKHYWVGEDEIDKLIHHGEGWLINHPEKELITGRYLKRKKSLVSQALKRLLENSGVTADEYEPEAPSQQEENEKKLNLNQQRLGTVIAVLKSVNARKVIDLGCGEGKLLQLLLKDKSFEQITGVDVSYSVLERAKENLKIDRLPEMQRKRINLFQGSLLYRDKRFSGYDAATVIEVIEHLDENRLKAFEKVLFKFARPQTVIVSTPNKEYNSHYANLLEGDMRHRDHRFEWSRKEFETWAVKVAQNYGYNVRFLQIGEVDDELGSPTQMGVFTL, encoded by the coding sequence ATGATTCTTACAATTACATATACTCAGCCGCCGGCAACGGACTTGGGTTATCTGTTGCACAAGAACCCTTCAAGACCCCAAACTTTTGAGTTAAGCTTTGGGAAGGCTCATGTATTCTATCCTGAGGCAACAAAAGAAATATGTACTGTTGCACTGCTTCTGGATATTGACCCTATTGATTTGGTCAGGGGAAGGAAAGGGGCTTCTTATGAAGGCGGGTTGTTTGATTATGTAAATGATAGGCCCTATGTAGCATCTTCATTTTTGAGTGTGGCAATATCAAATGTGTTTGGAACGGCAATGTCTGGCAAATCCAAAGACAGGCCTGAACTTGTTTCAATGGAATTGCCCCTTCAAGCCAAAATAATCATGCTTCCCTGCAAAGGAGGGGAAGAAATTATCTACCGTCTGTTTGAACCCTTAGGTTATAAAGTTGCCGTTGAAGGATATATGCTGGATGAGAAATTTCCCGAATGGGGACAAAGCAGGTATTATACCGTTAGCCTTGAAGGGAAAGTCAGACTTCAGGACTTATTAAACCATATATATGTGCTGATACCCGTGCTTGACTCTGAAAAGCACTACTGGGTTGGGGAAGATGAAATCGACAAGCTGATTCATCATGGAGAGGGTTGGTTAATTAACCATCCTGAAAAAGAGCTTATTACCGGAAGGTACTTGAAGAGAAAAAAGAGTCTTGTTAGCCAGGCCTTGAAAAGACTCTTGGAAAATAGCGGTGTAACAGCCGATGAGTATGAACCAGAAGCACCTTCACAGCAAGAAGAAAACGAAAAAAAGCTCAATTTAAACCAGCAGAGGCTTGGAACGGTAATTGCCGTATTAAAAAGTGTTAATGCCAGGAAAGTTATAGACTTAGGATGCGGAGAAGGAAAGCTTCTTCAGCTGCTCTTAAAAGATAAGAGTTTTGAGCAAATTACCGGTGTCGATGTTTCATACAGTGTTCTTGAAAGGGCTAAGGAAAATTTAAAAATTGACCGGCTGCCCGAAATGCAAAGGAAAAGAATTAACTTATTCCAGGGTTCCTTATTGTATAGGGATAAGCGGTTTTCGGGATATGATGCTGCAACTGTTATTGAGGTTATAGAGCATCTTGATGAAAACAGGCTTAAAGCCTTCGAGAAGGTATTGTTTAAGTTTGCAAGGCCTCAGACAGTCATTGTGTCTACGCCGAACAAGGAATACAATTCCCATTATGCAAATCTCTTGGAAGGAGATATGCGCCACAGGGATCACCGTTTTGAGTGGAGCCGTAAGGAGTTTGAAACATGGGCTGTTAAGGTTGCCCAAAACTACGGATACAATGTGAGGTTTTTACAAATAGGCGAAGTCGATGATGAATTGGGAAGTCCTACACAGATGGGAGTGTTTACGTTATGA
- a CDS encoding WYL domain-containing protein, producing MELFSEIKNRYFQLMFRIINECAGGKTKNEIMKIIDEGEFEQKVIGKNQESFADLVLNKCEADENFNLLTERNGVYYPSVGNSYCPEGSTRDTAKKEDLLPLPVRFSMIEKAWLKSLLDKEGIRMVLSKETIDKLQKELQEIDTPIRDEYFELTNTIKLPAIPNRETYEENFRILLNAIIQEKAIRYNNIDKKGNKYSDRLALPVSIEYSMRDDRFRVSMYLLDENRPIMANIFTLSDIRIVEEEISIDRETAKRLLFEQKYSEEPIVLEVTDKKAAMERCFMCFSGMERTARSLGNNKYEIRLNYYLFEEENLIRNIISLGPYVKVISPQRIADEVISRVKKAISLYNI from the coding sequence ATGGAGTTGTTCAGTGAAATAAAAAACAGATACTTTCAGTTGATGTTTAGAATTATCAATGAATGTGCCGGGGGAAAGACAAAAAATGAAATAATGAAAATAATTGATGAAGGGGAATTCGAGCAGAAGGTTATAGGAAAAAATCAGGAATCCTTTGCGGATCTTGTTTTAAATAAGTGTGAGGCGGATGAGAATTTCAACCTGTTAACTGAAAGGAACGGTGTGTATTATCCTTCCGTTGGAAACTCTTATTGCCCGGAAGGCTCTACAAGAGATACTGCAAAGAAAGAAGATTTGCTTCCTCTTCCGGTACGCTTTTCCATGATAGAAAAAGCATGGCTGAAATCTCTCTTGGATAAGGAAGGGATTAGAATGGTTCTCAGTAAAGAAACCATTGACAAACTTCAAAAGGAGCTTCAAGAAATAGATACTCCCATTAGAGATGAGTATTTTGAACTTACTAATACAATTAAACTTCCGGCAATTCCAAATCGGGAAACCTATGAAGAGAATTTCCGCATTTTATTAAATGCCATTATTCAGGAAAAAGCGATAAGGTACAACAATATAGATAAAAAAGGCAATAAATACAGCGACAGGCTGGCACTTCCTGTCAGTATTGAATATTCCATGAGGGATGATAGATTTCGTGTCTCCATGTACCTGTTGGATGAAAACCGTCCCATAATGGCCAATATTTTTACTCTATCGGATATAAGGATTGTAGAAGAAGAGATTAGCATTGACAGGGAAACAGCAAAAAGATTGCTGTTTGAGCAAAAATACTCGGAAGAGCCGATAGTTTTGGAGGTAACCGATAAAAAAGCAGCTATGGAAAGATGCTTTATGTGCTTTTCAGGTATGGAGAGAACTGCACGAAGCTTGGGCAATAATAAGTATGAAATACGACTTAATTATTACCTTTTTGAAGAAGAAAACCTTATCCGAAATATCATTTCATTAGGTCCCTATGTGAAGGTTATTTCTCCCCAAAGAATTGCAGATGAGGTTATATCAAGGGTTAAGAAGGCTATAAGCTTATATAACATATAA
- a CDS encoding AraC family transcriptional regulator, giving the protein MDSLSKMNKALEYIEEHLTEDIDYSEVSRIASCSEYHFKRMFSFLAGIGLSEYIRRRRLTLAALDLKDANLRIIDVAVKYGYDSADAFSRAFYSLHGILPSEARNENTQLKAYPRMTFQLSIKGGSEMNYRIVEKGPFKIVGFKKRVPIIFKGVNPEIAKMTALLTPEVIKELKALSNIEPIGIISASTNFSEERMEEKGEMDHYIGVATTCKVTGRYDVLEVKANTWAVFEAIGPFPETLQNIWGRIYSEWFPTSGYEAVEGPEILWNEGPDTGNEKYRSEIWIPVKKKEN; this is encoded by the coding sequence ATGGATTCTTTAAGTAAAATGAATAAAGCATTGGAATATATTGAAGAACATCTGACAGAGGATATTGATTATAGCGAAGTATCAAGAATTGCTTCCTGCTCGGAATATCATTTTAAGAGGATGTTTTCATTTTTGGCAGGAATTGGCTTGTCTGAGTATATTCGTAGAAGAAGATTAACGCTGGCTGCACTTGATTTGAAAGATGCAAATCTGAGAATAATCGATGTCGCTGTTAAATATGGTTATGATTCAGCGGATGCATTTTCCCGTGCTTTTTATTCTTTGCATGGTATTCTCCCGTCTGAAGCAAGGAATGAGAATACCCAGTTAAAAGCTTATCCTAGAATGACCTTTCAATTATCTATTAAAGGAGGAAGCGAAATGAACTATCGTATTGTTGAGAAAGGACCTTTTAAGATTGTAGGATTTAAGAAGAGAGTTCCGATTATTTTTAAAGGTGTCAATCCTGAGATTGCAAAAATGACTGCACTTTTAACTCCTGAGGTTATTAAAGAATTAAAGGCACTTTCAAATATAGAACCAATAGGGATTATTAGTGCTTCTACCAATTTCTCGGAAGAAAGAATGGAAGAAAAGGGTGAGATGGATCATTATATCGGTGTGGCAACTACATGTAAAGTGACTGGAAGATATGATGTTTTAGAAGTAAAAGCCAACACCTGGGCAGTATTCGAAGCTATCGGACCATTCCCGGAAACACTTCAAAATATATGGGGAAGAATTTATTCGGAGTGGTTTCCGACATCAGGATATGAGGCCGTTGAAGGCCCTGAAATTTTATGGAATGAAGGTCCGGATACCGGGAATGAAAAGTATCGAAGTGAAATCTGGATTCCTGTAAAGAAAAAAGAAAATTAG
- a CDS encoding HEAT repeat domain-containing protein — translation MTKFFDKCSVHQVLMQPVKLFGYPKTKDKVDALNLLRHCADLGDIRYIYPLVFEKNAELASTAAQIVSEVMEKVQGKQWNTIYYRIKYTDIDIDRLDTLLNFDTKVSVHLLGIASLNYSGYIREKALKLVAGLSDPRMVPYILLRLNDWVLPVRNLAADILKNTFVSENIDAFIENFCLIDKLYNVSRVDLKGVRNGIVEYLKNDNVIDKIKTRLRHENVKKRLFCYSLLEDKIAEDIDIINSALKDKSFEIRMWLVNAIKNLDENSRDDIIEKLLQDKSAKVKTAVLRNYEDIVLLKFRERLLNLLSDDNASVREDARFICKKHSIIKDFPEFYRQQILINPVPGALVGLGETGDRNDYDLACKFFTHGDLKAKPAAMMAMWYLSKDDAVKYVIDSLESDIPKIRKTAKKLLKKSKMPRILFEMRNRLEGDNAEIKLFALEVICNYGGWHALEGILFAIANDEGIVLEKAKNLLGRCLTGLANIYTKPDKVTRDKIIGLYDDIRRKNVISDRTIREISFFIETKM, via the coding sequence ATGACAAAGTTCTTTGATAAATGTTCAGTACATCAAGTTTTAATGCAGCCTGTAAAATTGTTCGGGTATCCAAAAACTAAAGACAAAGTTGATGCGTTAAATTTGTTAAGACATTGTGCCGATTTGGGAGATATTAGATATATATACCCTCTGGTATTTGAAAAGAATGCTGAGCTTGCTTCAACTGCTGCCCAAATAGTCTCGGAAGTAATGGAAAAGGTTCAGGGAAAGCAATGGAACACTATTTATTACCGTATTAAATACACAGACATAGATATTGATAGGCTGGATACTCTCTTAAATTTCGATACTAAAGTTTCTGTTCACCTTTTAGGAATAGCTTCCCTTAACTACAGTGGATATATAAGAGAAAAAGCATTAAAGCTTGTTGCAGGTTTGTCGGATCCAAGGATGGTTCCCTATATACTGTTAAGACTGAATGACTGGGTGCTGCCGGTGAGAAATTTGGCTGCAGATATTTTAAAAAATACATTTGTTTCTGAAAATATCGATGCCTTTATTGAAAACTTTTGCCTTATTGACAAACTGTACAATGTATCGAGAGTTGACCTTAAGGGTGTAAGAAATGGAATTGTGGAGTACCTGAAGAATGATAACGTGATAGATAAAATAAAAACTCGATTAAGGCATGAGAATGTTAAGAAACGGCTGTTCTGCTATAGTTTACTGGAAGATAAAATTGCTGAAGACATTGATATTATAAATTCTGCACTGAAAGATAAATCCTTTGAAATTCGGATGTGGCTTGTTAATGCTATAAAAAATCTGGATGAGAACAGTCGGGATGATATAATTGAGAAACTGCTTCAAGATAAATCTGCAAAAGTGAAAACTGCAGTATTAAGAAATTATGAAGATATTGTCCTGCTGAAATTCAGGGAAAGACTTTTGAACCTTCTGTCGGACGATAATGCGTCGGTCCGTGAAGATGCAAGGTTTATATGCAAAAAACATTCAATTATAAAGGACTTTCCTGAATTCTATAGGCAACAAATCCTTATAAATCCTGTGCCCGGGGCATTGGTCGGTTTGGGTGAGACCGGAGACAGGAACGATTATGACCTTGCTTGCAAATTCTTTACCCATGGTGACCTTAAAGCCAAACCTGCGGCTATGATGGCAATGTGGTATTTGTCAAAAGATGATGCGGTAAAATATGTTATAGATTCTCTTGAATCAGACATACCGAAAATCAGGAAAACAGCGAAAAAGCTCTTAAAAAAATCCAAAATGCCGCGGATTCTCTTTGAAATGAGGAATAGACTAGAAGGAGATAATGCTGAAATTAAGCTATTTGCTCTTGAGGTAATTTGTAATTACGGAGGGTGGCATGCCTTAGAAGGTATCCTGTTTGCAATTGCAAATGACGAAGGAATAGTTTTGGAAAAAGCGAAAAATTTATTGGGTAGATGTCTTACCGGACTTGCCAATATTTATACAAAGCCTGACAAAGTTACAAGAGATAAGATTATCGGTCTATATGACGATATCAGAAGAAAAAATGTTATATCCGACAGAACAATAAGAGAAATAAGCTTCTTTATTGAAACAAAGATGTAG